A stretch of the Duncaniella dubosii genome encodes the following:
- a CDS encoding TIM-barrel domain-containing protein, with the protein MKLKVLSASILAGVMSMACNPGKYEKSEHGITVNVTPTGENSVRKVRLQVMDDKIIRVSATPDKKFAPDNSLVTVPQKENTEYTVSETDSTLSVITSAVTATVSLSTGDVKFYDRNGKLIVSEAEGGRSFSPIEVEGTKGYTVRQVFESLNDEEGIYGLGQHQSDEFNYKGLNEELFQYNTKVSVPFVVSTDNYGILWDSYSLCRFGNPAPYKQLGQVFKLYDKDGKGGALTGTYVPAKVEEQTIVQREDSIYFEHLIRKELKHVVNLPQDFNYYGSHVTYEGEIEPSESGEFKFILYYSGYISVFVDGKEVVPERWRTAWNPNSYKFSVNLEKDKRVPLKIEWKPNGAVAYCGLRVYSPVDDKKQLDMSWWGEMQDQIDYYFIYGEDMDDVISGYRTLTGKAPIMAKWVMGYWQSREKYNTQEEVLSTLAEFRKRNIPIDNIVIDWLHWKQDSWGSHEFDRDRFPDPKGMVDSIHDMHGHVMISVWPKFYVTTEHYKEFDKNGWMYKLPVQDSIKDWVGPGYLSSFYDAYDPDARKLFWNQMKDHYVPLGIDAWWMDASEPNIRDCTDLQYRKDLITPTALGPSTKYFNAYGLMNAEAIYDGQRETNDDRVFLLTRSGFAGQQRYSTATWSGDIATRWEDMKAQISAGLNFAASGIPWWSMDIGGFCVEDRYVAAAKEYLKTGKETPDMKEWRELNTRWYQFGAFAPMFRAHGQWPYREIFNIAPENHPAYKSVVYYINLRYDMMPYLYSLAGMTHFNDYTIMRPMVMDFTADKATRSIGDQYMFGPAFLVAPVYNYGATSREVYFPAGSDWYDFYTGKEINGGQRLSVAAPYERIPLYVRSGSIIPFGPAMQWSDEKPADIINLYVYAGENGEFVLYEDENVNYNYEKGNYAVIPFKWNDEKQTLTIGERAGQYPGMLRNRRFNIIKVSKDHPVGYGRENKGVEVAYNGTAKTVKL; encoded by the coding sequence ATGAAACTAAAAGTTTTATCAGCCTCGATTCTCGCCGGAGTCATGTCTATGGCCTGTAATCCGGGAAAATATGAGAAATCGGAGCATGGAATAACCGTCAACGTCACACCGACAGGTGAAAATTCAGTCAGAAAAGTTCGTCTGCAGGTCATGGATGACAAGATTATCCGTGTCTCGGCAACCCCTGATAAAAAATTCGCACCCGACAACAGCCTTGTAACCGTACCGCAAAAAGAGAACACAGAATATACTGTCTCGGAAACTGACTCGACCCTCTCTGTCATCACTTCTGCGGTTACAGCCACAGTGTCACTTTCAACCGGCGATGTTAAATTTTATGACAGAAACGGCAAGCTGATCGTTTCGGAAGCCGAAGGCGGCCGCTCATTCTCTCCAATCGAGGTCGAAGGGACAAAAGGCTACACCGTCCGTCAGGTTTTTGAATCGCTCAACGACGAAGAAGGCATCTATGGCCTCGGACAGCATCAGAGCGACGAGTTCAACTATAAAGGATTGAACGAAGAACTTTTCCAGTACAATACGAAAGTTTCTGTTCCGTTTGTCGTCTCCACCGACAACTATGGCATCCTTTGGGACAGCTATTCGCTCTGCCGTTTTGGCAATCCTGCCCCCTATAAACAGCTCGGACAGGTGTTCAAGCTCTATGACAAAGACGGTAAGGGAGGTGCGCTTACAGGCACTTATGTGCCTGCTAAAGTGGAAGAGCAGACCATTGTGCAGCGTGAAGACTCCATCTATTTCGAACACCTCATCCGAAAGGAACTGAAACATGTGGTAAATCTACCTCAGGATTTCAACTACTATGGATCACACGTGACCTATGAAGGTGAAATCGAGCCGTCGGAAAGCGGTGAATTCAAATTCATACTCTATTATTCAGGCTACATATCTGTCTTTGTCGACGGCAAAGAAGTCGTGCCTGAACGCTGGCGCACGGCATGGAATCCCAATTCCTATAAATTTTCCGTCAATCTTGAAAAAGACAAACGCGTGCCTCTGAAAATCGAATGGAAACCAAATGGCGCTGTTGCCTATTGCGGTCTGCGTGTCTATTCTCCTGTCGACGACAAAAAACAGCTCGACATGAGCTGGTGGGGTGAAATGCAAGACCAGATTGACTACTACTTTATATATGGAGAGGACATGGACGACGTTATAAGCGGCTACCGTACCCTCACCGGCAAAGCTCCCATCATGGCCAAATGGGTGATGGGCTACTGGCAAAGCCGTGAAAAATACAACACGCAGGAAGAGGTGCTCTCCACTCTCGCTGAATTCCGCAAACGCAACATCCCGATTGATAATATTGTCATCGACTGGCTACACTGGAAGCAGGATTCATGGGGAAGCCACGAGTTTGACCGTGACCGTTTCCCAGATCCGAAAGGTATGGTAGATTCTATTCACGACATGCACGGACACGTGATGATTTCCGTATGGCCGAAATTCTACGTGACAACCGAACACTACAAGGAATTCGACAAGAACGGGTGGATGTATAAACTCCCTGTTCAGGACAGCATCAAGGACTGGGTTGGCCCGGGCTATCTCAGCTCATTTTATGATGCCTACGACCCCGACGCACGCAAACTGTTCTGGAATCAGATGAAAGACCATTATGTTCCCTTAGGAATCGACGCATGGTGGATGGACGCTTCAGAGCCAAACATCCGTGACTGCACCGACCTTCAGTATCGCAAAGACCTCATAACCCCGACCGCACTTGGGCCGTCAACAAAATATTTCAACGCTTACGGTCTCATGAACGCCGAAGCCATCTACGACGGACAGCGCGAAACTAACGACGACCGTGTTTTCCTCCTTACCCGCTCTGGTTTTGCAGGACAGCAGCGCTACTCGACAGCGACATGGAGCGGCGACATAGCTACCCGCTGGGAAGACATGAAAGCCCAGATTTCAGCCGGTCTTAATTTCGCGGCATCCGGAATTCCTTGGTGGAGTATGGACATCGGCGGATTCTGTGTCGAGGACCGTTACGTAGCAGCCGCAAAAGAATATCTCAAGACAGGAAAAGAAACTCCTGACATGAAGGAATGGCGCGAACTCAACACACGCTGGTATCAGTTCGGAGCGTTCGCACCGATGTTCCGCGCACACGGACAATGGCCTTACCGCGAGATCTTCAACATCGCCCCTGAGAATCATCCGGCCTATAAGTCTGTGGTCTACTACATCAACCTGCGTTATGACATGATGCCCTATCTATATTCACTCGCAGGAATGACCCACTTTAATGACTACACTATCATGCGCCCGATGGTCATGGATTTCACAGCCGACAAGGCTACGCGCTCCATCGGAGACCAATACATGTTTGGTCCGGCCTTCCTCGTAGCCCCGGTCTACAACTATGGTGCTACTTCGCGCGAAGTATATTTCCCGGCAGGTTCTGACTGGTATGACTTCTATACCGGCAAGGAAATCAACGGAGGCCAGCGCCTTAGCGTAGCAGCACCCTACGAACGCATCCCTCTCTACGTGCGCTCCGGCTCGATCATTCCTTTCGGCCCGGCTATGCAGTGGAGCGATGAAAAACCGGCCGACATAATCAATCTGTATGTCTATGCCGGAGAAAACGGTGAATTCGTCCTCTATGAAGATGAAAACGTCAACTACAACTATGAAAAAGGCAATTACGCAGTCATACCGTTCAAGTGGAATGACGAAAAGCAGACTCTGACAATCGGGGAACGCGCAGGTCAGTATCCCGGTATGCTCCGTAACCGTCGATTCAACATTATCAAGGTTTCAAAAGACCATCCGGTCGGTTATGGACGTGAAAACAAAGGTGTGGAAGTGGCCTATAACGGAACTGCGAAAACTGTTAAACTCTAA